From a region of the Acinetobacter larvae genome:
- the hmpA gene encoding NO-inducible flavohemoprotein, giving the protein MTPQQIDLVKATVPVLRENGVTLTQYFYNRMLGNNPDLKEVFNLGHQRSGAQAQALAGAVLAYAENIEDPSVLSSAIELIAHKHVSLNIQAPDYNIVGENLLHSISEVLDIPMEDPLIEAWAVAYGKLADVLINAERDMYQQHEKTKGSWLGWRKFKIAEKVQESEEISSFYLQPVDGQALPSYQAGQYISVRVLVPELGLKQPRQYTLSTNPHEDYLRISVKREPAKEDKVAGWVSNSLHNLPQGAEIEVSAPTGNFYLIDSHKTNVLISGGVGLTPMVAMLNQLVAQDMPQAVHFIHACRNSKVHAMKQHLKDLQAEYPQLKTWVAYEFPTAQDVLGQDYQAVGRLALAQLDTALLPADADYYLCGPMPFMAEQRQALLDQGIPAQNIHTEAFGTGGVKL; this is encoded by the coding sequence ATGACTCCACAGCAAATTGATTTGGTCAAAGCAACTGTTCCTGTACTTCGTGAGAATGGTGTTACGCTTACCCAGTATTTTTACAACCGTATGCTTGGTAATAATCCTGATTTAAAAGAGGTATTCAACTTAGGGCACCAACGTAGTGGCGCGCAGGCACAAGCATTGGCGGGTGCGGTTTTGGCTTATGCAGAAAATATTGAAGATCCATCTGTGCTGTCTTCAGCCATCGAGTTAATTGCGCATAAACATGTCAGCTTAAATATTCAAGCACCGGACTACAACATTGTAGGCGAGAACTTATTACACTCGATTAGTGAAGTGCTCGACATCCCCATGGAAGATCCCTTAATTGAGGCATGGGCTGTTGCCTACGGTAAATTGGCAGATGTATTGATCAATGCTGAACGTGACATGTATCAACAGCATGAAAAAACCAAAGGTAGCTGGTTGGGCTGGCGCAAGTTTAAAATTGCCGAAAAAGTACAAGAAAGTGAAGAGATTAGCTCTTTCTACCTACAACCTGTAGACGGTCAAGCCCTTCCAAGCTACCAAGCAGGACAATATATTTCGGTACGCGTATTGGTACCAGAGTTAGGCTTAAAACAACCTCGCCAATACACACTTTCGACCAACCCGCATGAAGACTATTTACGCATCTCGGTCAAACGTGAGCCGGCCAAAGAAGACAAAGTTGCGGGCTGGGTGTCTAATAGCTTACACAATTTACCACAAGGTGCTGAAATTGAAGTCTCTGCACCCACAGGTAATTTTTACTTGATCGATAGTCATAAAACCAATGTATTGATCAGTGGTGGTGTCGGTCTCACCCCAATGGTGGCTATGCTCAATCAATTGGTTGCGCAAGACATGCCTCAAGCTGTGCACTTCATTCATGCTTGTCGTAACAGTAAAGTACATGCCATGAAGCAACACCTCAAAGATTTACAAGCAGAGTATCCACAGCTCAAAACTTGGGTCGCATATGAATTTCCAACAGCGCAAGATGTACTCGGACAAGACTATCAGGCAGTTGGTCGTTTAGCGCTTGCGCAGTTAGATACAGCGCTCTTACCCGCAGATGCAGATTATTATCTCTGTGGTCCAATGCCATTTATGGCAGAACAGCGTCAGGCATTGCTCGACCAAGGCATTCCTGCACAAAACATTCACACCGAAGCCTTTGGCACTGGTGGTGTTAAGCTCTAA
- a CDS encoding class I SAM-dependent methyltransferase, with the protein MNWNYNSLSAEVYQLDKAIGTSFGDVEYYAQRLQGINGKILEAGVGTGRILIPLLQQGLDVLGFDYSKQMLDYCQKNLASQQLAQDCVQQFSFTDFDYNDVFDAIIVPTGTILLLQHAQDFTEFLQRSYQHLADQGRLIFDIFFQHNFQVGHTTTRTFHTENNDLITLQITQSAIDYVQQTTTTHHRYEKWRDQQIIQSEFEIFSLHWYGIAELKQLLSQAGFSDIQFCSDYDPQQAPHNDSEIITVEAYKK; encoded by the coding sequence ATGAATTGGAATTACAACAGTCTATCAGCCGAAGTCTACCAACTCGACAAAGCCATTGGCACAAGCTTCGGTGATGTTGAATATTATGCGCAACGTCTACAAGGCATAAACGGTAAAATCTTAGAAGCTGGCGTAGGTACGGGGCGTATTCTTATTCCACTCCTGCAACAAGGTCTTGATGTGCTGGGTTTTGATTATTCCAAACAGATGCTAGATTATTGTCAAAAAAACCTAGCCAGCCAGCAACTCGCGCAGGATTGTGTACAACAATTTAGTTTTACCGACTTTGACTATAATGATGTCTTTGATGCCATTATTGTGCCGACAGGCACCATTTTACTGTTGCAACATGCACAAGATTTTACCGAGTTTCTACAGCGTAGCTACCAGCACTTAGCCGATCAAGGGCGCTTAATTTTTGATATTTTCTTCCAGCACAACTTTCAAGTCGGTCACACCACCACACGTACTTTTCACACCGAAAACAACGATTTAATTACCCTACAAATCACCCAGTCTGCCATTGATTATGTCCAGCAAACCACCACTACCCACCACCGCTATGAGAAATGGCGCGACCAACAGATCATTCAAAGTGAATTTGAAATCTTTAGTCTGCACTGGTATGGCATTGCAGAACTGAAACAGTTGCTCAGCCAAGCTGGCTTTAGCGATATCCAATTCTGTTCTGATTATGATCCACAGCAAGCGCCACACAATGATTCTGAAATCATTACGGTAGAAGCTTATAAAAAATAA
- a CDS encoding dicarboxylate/amino acid:cation symporter, protein MHLNTQILLAAILGIAFGYILQIDPQASFVPHSLYGLGIISSIFIGLLKMLLVPLIFSSIVVGVSNLQSSGQLGRVWKITVLCFLTTTTLALALGLACAHLFDVGKGVDIAMFQEDMNTYQSPDTLSPGAFFTNFIQNTLINPFKAFSDGNVLAVVLFALFVGIALVQGGERFSVVRKLSQQFFDIMMLMIGWVMKLAPFGIFALMAKLIATEDISVLSRLLEFSLVVTGTTIFHGAVVLPLLLWIFGGMSPIRFFKAGRTALITAFATSSSSAALPLSLQCAQQNMGVRPHIAGFVVPLGSQLNMDGTALYEAAAALFIANLMGLELSLTQQLIVCVTAMIASLGAPGIPSAGMVTMIMVLQSVGLPAEAIAILLPIDRILDTVRTVVNVQGDMMISVVVDRHTRDVDEIPTPSTST, encoded by the coding sequence ATGCACTTAAATACGCAAATATTGCTGGCTGCGATCTTGGGTATAGCGTTTGGCTATATTTTACAGATCGATCCGCAAGCCAGTTTTGTTCCGCACAGCCTTTATGGGCTTGGCATTATCAGTAGTATTTTTATTGGCTTATTAAAGATGCTATTGGTCCCGTTGATTTTTAGCTCAATTGTGGTGGGAGTCTCTAATTTACAGTCGAGTGGTCAATTAGGTCGGGTATGGAAAATCACGGTATTGTGTTTCTTAACCACCACGACTTTGGCCTTAGCACTGGGTTTGGCATGTGCACATCTTTTTGATGTTGGGAAAGGGGTCGACATTGCCATGTTCCAAGAGGATATGAATACTTATCAATCCCCCGACACCTTGAGCCCCGGCGCATTCTTCACCAATTTTATTCAAAATACTCTAATTAACCCATTTAAAGCATTCTCAGATGGTAATGTTTTGGCTGTGGTGTTATTTGCGCTGTTTGTGGGTATTGCCTTGGTACAAGGTGGTGAGCGGTTTAGCGTGGTGCGTAAACTCAGCCAGCAATTCTTTGACATCATGATGTTAATGATTGGTTGGGTGATGAAGCTTGCACCATTTGGTATTTTTGCACTGATGGCGAAGCTGATTGCAACAGAAGATATTTCTGTACTGAGTCGCTTGCTGGAATTCTCCTTGGTGGTAACTGGCACAACAATCTTTCATGGCGCGGTGGTGTTGCCCTTGTTGCTATGGATTTTTGGTGGGATGAGTCCGATTCGCTTCTTTAAAGCAGGGCGAACCGCATTAATCACTGCATTTGCAACCAGTTCAAGCTCGGCAGCCTTACCTTTATCTTTGCAATGTGCCCAGCAAAATATGGGGGTACGTCCACATATTGCGGGTTTTGTGGTGCCATTGGGTTCGCAGCTCAATATGGATGGCACGGCATTGTATGAAGCGGCTGCGGCTTTGTTTATTGCCAATCTGATGGGCTTGGAGTTGAGCTTAACGCAGCAGTTGATCGTCTGTGTAACCGCCATGATTGCATCTTTGGGTGCTCCGGGGATTCCAAGTGCGGGTATGGTGACCATGATTATGGTGTTGCAATCAGTCGGTTTACCCGCAGAAGCGATCGCGATTTTATTACCGATAGACCGTATTTTGGATACGGTACGGACCGTGGTCAATGTACAAGGCGATATGATGATTAGTGTGGTGGTTGATCGGCATACCCGTGATGTCGATGAGATCCCTACACCAAGCACCTCGACTTAG
- a CDS encoding RrF2 family transcriptional regulator: MQLNKFTDYALRILMYIARPRDIPYTIAEIAQDLQVSQNHLVKIVHFMAKQDWLITTRGKGGGIRLHPQALEQRLGDMVRILEGDTPIVQCHNPPCVLRVNCGLKGILDHALQQFYDDLNRYQLGEVLQNAPTATPSSTKSAIEFLSIDATAP; this comes from the coding sequence ATGCAACTCAACAAATTTACTGACTATGCATTACGTATATTGATGTATATTGCGCGACCGCGTGATATTCCCTATACCATTGCTGAAATTGCCCAAGACCTACAGGTCTCGCAAAATCACTTGGTCAAAATTGTGCATTTCATGGCAAAGCAAGACTGGCTGATTACCACTCGCGGCAAAGGTGGTGGCATTCGTTTACATCCTCAAGCCCTTGAACAACGTTTAGGTGATATGGTGCGGATCCTCGAAGGAGATACCCCCATCGTACAATGCCACAACCCACCTTGTGTACTGCGTGTCAACTGTGGACTCAAAGGCATTTTAGATCACGCCCTACAACAGTTTTATGATGATCTCAATCGTTATCAATTGGGCGAAGTCTTACAAAACGCACCAACAGCAACGCCCTCTAGTACAAAATCGGCAATTGAATTTTTAAGCATTGATGCGACTGCGCCATAA
- the yihA gene encoding ribosome biogenesis GTP-binding protein YihA/YsxC, whose product MHRSSGKSRNSKTANAPKQKITYTKKVDPVLSEYANATLSWLRQAEFSMSAPKLDLCVEDTGYEIAFAGRSNAGKSSAINALTNQKQLARASKRPGRTQMINFFNLGNPDQRLVDLPGYGYAAVPEAMKLVWQKELENYLIHRQSLQGLVLLMDIRHPLQHFDIMMLQWAHSRKLFVHVLLTKADKLNRGPANKTLLEVQQQLKKMGLNFSIQLFSSLNKLGLEELASVMGGRLNFTLAQQNHHANAPDAELDLLAGIDLDAIEIAGEADAESLEQSESDQSTNSPSLKP is encoded by the coding sequence ATGCATCGCAGTAGTGGAAAGTCTAGAAATAGCAAAACGGCCAATGCGCCAAAACAGAAAATTACCTATACCAAGAAGGTCGATCCAGTACTTTCTGAATATGCGAATGCAACACTCAGCTGGTTACGCCAAGCTGAATTTTCCATGAGTGCGCCTAAACTCGACTTGTGTGTTGAAGACACAGGCTACGAGATTGCTTTTGCGGGTCGTTCCAATGCTGGAAAATCCAGTGCCATCAATGCACTGACCAATCAAAAACAATTGGCGCGCGCATCAAAACGTCCTGGTCGTACCCAGATGATTAACTTTTTTAATCTGGGCAATCCCGATCAACGCTTGGTCGACTTACCCGGTTATGGTTATGCGGCTGTGCCTGAAGCAATGAAATTGGTTTGGCAGAAAGAACTGGAAAACTATTTAATCCATCGTCAAAGCTTACAAGGCTTAGTACTGCTGATGGACATTCGCCATCCACTGCAACACTTTGACATTATGATGTTGCAATGGGCACATTCCAGAAAACTGTTTGTGCATGTGCTCCTCACCAAAGCCGATAAACTCAATCGTGGTCCAGCCAATAAAACCCTACTTGAAGTACAACAACAATTGAAAAAAATGGGGCTAAATTTCTCAATTCAATTGTTCTCATCTTTAAATAAACTTGGCTTAGAAGAACTGGCCAGCGTCATGGGTGGACGATTGAATTTTACCTTAGCGCAGCAAAACCACCATGCAAATGCACCAGATGCAGAGCTCGACTTATTGGCAGGAATTGATCTAGATGCCATTGAAATTGCCGGTGAAGCAGATGCTGAAAGCCTAGAGCAAAGTGAGTCTGATCAATCGACAAACTCACCATCGTTAAAACCTTAA
- a CDS encoding helicase HerA-like domain-containing protein: MGTPLIIAKESADTTKNIVLYSQLANRHGLIAGATGTGKTITLKVLAESFSRLGVPVFLADAKGDVSSLAMAGSHHEKFDQRLSLLQVHEIEFAAAPVLFWDLFGKQGHPIRTTISEIGPLLLAQILNLNDTQQGVLSAVFRIADDQGLLLIDFKDLKAMLSYVSENASQLKNEYGNLSAASLGAIQRNLLALADQGGELFFAEPSLDIMDFLQTDSKGHGYINVLAADQLMNTPKLYASFLLWMLSELFEKLPEVGDLEQPKLVFFFDEAHLLFANHNTALQQKIEQVLRLIRSKGVGIYFVTQNPLDLPETILGQLGNRIQHALRAFTPKEQKAVKSAAQTFRANPAFDVSEVITQLAVGEALISCLDENGTPQIVQRGWIMPPYTSFSPISPQQRQDFLANSIIAGVYEKVLDRDSAYEMLQRKVTEQEQQRQAEIAAKATSKQQQILDKEQEKQLKQQIKADEQAAQARSKLSEDVLSTFAKSAARSLGGPTGQKLLRGILGSLFGKK; encoded by the coding sequence ATGGGAACGCCTCTGATCATCGCCAAAGAAAGTGCTGATACAACAAAAAATATTGTTTTATATTCACAACTTGCCAATCGTCATGGGCTTATTGCTGGTGCAACAGGCACAGGCAAAACCATCACACTCAAAGTCCTCGCCGAAAGCTTTTCTCGGCTTGGTGTACCGGTCTTTTTGGCCGATGCCAAAGGTGATGTGTCCAGTCTTGCCATGGCTGGCAGTCATCATGAAAAATTTGATCAACGCCTTAGCTTACTCCAAGTCCATGAGATTGAGTTTGCAGCGGCACCCGTGCTCTTTTGGGACTTATTTGGCAAGCAAGGCCATCCTATACGCACCACGATTTCCGAAATCGGACCACTCTTATTGGCACAGATTTTAAATTTAAATGATACCCAACAAGGCGTATTGTCTGCGGTATTTCGTATTGCAGATGATCAAGGCTTATTATTGATTGATTTTAAAGACCTTAAAGCCATGCTCAGCTATGTGAGTGAAAACGCGAGTCAACTCAAAAATGAGTATGGCAACCTTTCTGCCGCTAGTCTTGGTGCGATACAGCGTAATTTATTGGCACTGGCGGATCAGGGTGGTGAATTATTTTTTGCTGAACCCAGTTTGGACATCATGGATTTTCTGCAAACAGACAGCAAAGGACATGGCTATATCAATGTGCTGGCTGCAGATCAGCTCATGAATACCCCCAAGCTCTATGCCAGTTTTTTGCTATGGATGCTCTCCGAACTCTTTGAAAAACTACCTGAAGTTGGTGATCTAGAACAACCTAAACTGGTCTTTTTCTTTGATGAAGCACATCTATTATTTGCCAATCATAATACTGCATTACAACAAAAAATTGAGCAAGTGCTACGCTTAATTCGCTCTAAAGGTGTCGGTATTTATTTTGTCACGCAAAATCCCTTGGACCTGCCTGAAACGATCTTAGGTCAATTGGGTAATCGTATCCAACATGCCTTACGTGCCTTTACTCCAAAAGAGCAGAAAGCGGTAAAAAGTGCAGCACAAACTTTTCGTGCCAATCCTGCATTTGATGTCAGTGAAGTGATCACCCAACTGGCTGTTGGCGAGGCACTGATCAGCTGCCTCGATGAAAATGGTACACCGCAAATCGTACAACGCGGTTGGATTATGCCACCCTATACTAGTTTTAGCCCTATCAGCCCACAACAACGCCAAGATTTTTTAGCAAATAGCATCATTGCTGGGGTTTATGAAAAAGTGCTGGATCGAGACAGCGCCTATGAAATGTTACAGCGCAAAGTCACTGAGCAAGAACAACAACGCCAAGCCGAAATAGCCGCCAAAGCGACGAGCAAGCAACAACAAATACTTGATAAAGAGCAAGAAAAACAACTTAAACAACAGATCAAAGCCGATGAACAAGCAGCACAAGCCCGCTCCAAATTGAGCGAAGATGTACTGAGTACCTTTGCTAAAAGTGCCGCGCGCAGCCTCGGTGGACCTACAGGGCAAAAACTGCTTCGTGGCATACTCGGCTCACTTTTTGGCAAAAAATAG
- a CDS encoding type 1 glutamine amidotransferase, whose translation MMNNIQVHFFQHAADEGFGNCKDYLHSLGAQLSSTEFFALPSLFDIELDALPEIDDVDLLIVMGSLLQLQDELYYPWLKTEKRWLRRYLASKKPLIAVGVGAQVLAQSLGAIASDRKLMVCGWQQVYAYADRVQRVAHFQMPQQTQVLQWYQQGYALPRGAIALAYSHDYHHQAFQIEQHVLAFQFHPEITPQRYQSLCEEQSQQLKDNAAQSLSSLECKQVNHQVHRQLNDQVNDQLSHQVNRQVNDQVNDQVSHQDALAQDDHQAVLMGCRQGALLLQRAIDYVLSYSRQKHVKC comes from the coding sequence ATGATGAATAACATACAGGTACATTTTTTCCAACATGCAGCCGATGAAGGTTTTGGGAATTGTAAGGATTATCTACACAGTCTAGGTGCTCAGCTCAGTAGTACTGAGTTTTTTGCCCTGCCATCTTTATTCGATATCGAACTTGATGCTTTACCTGAGATTGATGATGTCGATTTATTGATTGTGATGGGTAGTTTATTGCAATTGCAAGATGAGCTGTATTATCCATGGCTTAAAACAGAAAAGCGTTGGCTTAGGCGTTATTTGGCAAGTAAAAAGCCATTGATTGCGGTGGGGGTTGGTGCACAAGTCTTGGCCCAGAGTTTAGGGGCAATTGCATCTGATCGAAAGCTGATGGTCTGTGGCTGGCAACAGGTTTATGCTTATGCAGATCGCGTACAGCGCGTAGCACATTTTCAGATGCCACAGCAGACACAGGTCTTACAATGGTATCAACAGGGCTATGCATTGCCACGTGGTGCAATTGCTTTGGCCTATAGTCATGATTATCATCACCAAGCATTTCAGATTGAGCAGCATGTTTTGGCATTTCAATTTCATCCTGAGATCACACCACAGCGTTATCAAAGCCTATGTGAAGAACAGTCACAGCAACTAAAAGATAATGCTGCTCAGTCTTTAAGTTCTCTCGAATGTAAGCAAGTAAACCATCAAGTACATCGTCAGCTAAATGACCAAGTAAATGATCAGTTAAGTCATCAAGTAAATCGTCAGGTAAATGACCAAGTAAATGATCAAGTAAGTCATCAAGATGCTTTGGCACAAGATGATCACCAAGCCGTGCTCATGGGCTGCCGACAAGGAGCTTTGTTATTGCAACGTGCCATTGACTATGTGTTGTCTTATTCTCGGCAAAAACATGTCAAATGCTAG
- the rpsJ gene encoding 30S ribosomal protein S10, whose translation MSNQRIRIRLKSFDHRLIDQSSQEIVETAKRTGAQVCGPIPMPTRIERFNVLTSPHVNKDARDQYEIRTYKRLIDIVQPTDKTVDALMKLDLAAGVDVQIALG comes from the coding sequence ATGTCTAACCAGAGAATCCGTATCCGTCTTAAGTCTTTTGATCATCGTCTGATTGATCAATCTTCTCAAGAGATCGTAGAAACCGCTAAGCGTACTGGCGCACAAGTTTGTGGTCCAATCCCGATGCCAACTCGCATCGAACGCTTCAACGTTCTAACTTCACCGCATGTTAACAAAGATGCGCGTGATCAATATGAAATCCGCACTTACAAACGTTTGATCGATATCGTGCAGCCAACAGACAAAACTGTTGATGCGTTGATGAAATTAGATCTAGCAGCTGGTGTTGATGTTCAGATCGCATTGGGTTAA
- a CDS encoding PLP-dependent transferase produces the protein MSKKYSPQTQLLHATRLAPQYLNTIQPPLYRASTIIFSDIAALEQRHWTDPYDYSYGTHGTPTTYTLADQIAQIEGGKYTLLAPSGLSAINLVNSCLLKQGDEVWIPDNIYGPNQEHLQYLSEHYNIHVGIYNPMAIDSFQPSAQCKLLWLEAAGSVSLEFPDLLAFIHKAKQANILTALDNTWGAGLAFNPFDLGDAHSAVDISVHALTKYPSGGGDILMGSITTTHRPLHLRLLKMHALQGIAVSGDDCAQIQRSLSSMRIRYQQQCQSALQLTNWLKTQTAFAQVLHPALPDSPGHQHWQQLCPTGLAAGLVSVIFKADYSLAQVKQFIEQLQLFKIGFSWGGPISLVMYYQIHKMRACEHAHLSDGILVRFCIGLEQTEDLIADIEQALTRIV, from the coding sequence ATGTCTAAAAAATATAGCCCCCAAACCCAACTTCTACATGCTACACGTTTAGCACCACAATACTTAAATACAATTCAACCGCCACTGTATCGTGCATCAACAATTATCTTCTCAGATATTGCTGCACTAGAACAACGCCACTGGACGGATCCTTATGATTATAGTTATGGCACACATGGCACGCCAACAACTTACACTTTGGCCGATCAAATCGCACAAATCGAAGGCGGCAAATATACATTATTAGCACCCAGTGGTTTATCAGCCATTAACCTCGTCAATAGCTGCTTATTAAAACAGGGGGATGAAGTTTGGATTCCCGATAATATCTACGGTCCCAATCAAGAACACCTACAGTATTTATCGGAACACTACAATATCCATGTAGGTATTTATAACCCAATGGCGATTGATAGCTTCCAACCCAGCGCACAATGCAAGCTCCTTTGGCTAGAAGCTGCGGGTTCGGTCAGCCTTGAATTTCCAGACCTGCTTGCTTTTATTCACAAAGCCAAACAAGCCAATATTTTAACTGCACTCGACAATACTTGGGGAGCTGGGTTAGCTTTTAATCCCTTTGATCTCGGTGATGCACACAGCGCTGTCGATATCAGTGTCCATGCACTGACCAAATACCCCAGTGGCGGTGGCGATATCCTCATGGGTTCAATCACCACCACACACCGCCCGCTGCATCTGCGTTTATTAAAAATGCATGCTTTACAAGGTATTGCTGTCTCCGGCGATGACTGTGCGCAAATCCAACGCAGCCTATCCTCCATGCGTATACGCTATCAACAACAATGTCAAAGTGCATTGCAATTAACTAACTGGCTCAAGACGCAAACTGCTTTTGCCCAAGTCTTGCATCCTGCCCTGCCAGATAGCCCAGGTCATCAACATTGGCAACAACTCTGCCCAACAGGGCTCGCCGCAGGTCTGGTCAGTGTTATTTTTAAAGCAGACTATAGCTTGGCACAGGTCAAACAATTTATTGAACAACTGCAGTTATTTAAAATCGGCTTTAGCTGGGGAGGACCAATTAGCCTAGTGATGTATTACCAAATCCATAAAATGCGTGCATGCGAACACGCTCATCTGAGCGATGGCATATTGGTCCGCTTCTGTATTGGGCTTGAACAAACAGAGGACTTAATCGCAGATATAGAACAAGCCTTGACCCGCATAGTCTAG
- a CDS encoding S66 peptidase family protein has product MILYFENVEMSPCQLLRCLMSLKLQGWFDELGAVLIGRSAAPLAATDQLTELEILERIFGDFMIPVLYDADIGHVPPQVSLVNGALAEISFDGRMAILRQRIGYDV; this is encoded by the coding sequence GTGATACTTTATTTTGAAAATGTAGAAATGTCGCCTTGCCAGTTATTACGTTGTTTGATGAGTTTAAAATTACAGGGCTGGTTTGATGAACTAGGTGCGGTTTTAATTGGACGTAGCGCAGCGCCATTAGCAGCTACAGATCAGTTGACAGAATTAGAGATATTAGAACGTATATTTGGTGATTTCATGATTCCCGTTCTCTATGATGCCGATATTGGTCATGTTCCGCCGCAGGTGAGCTTGGTCAATGGTGCTCTAGCCGAAATATCCTTTGATGGTCGGATGGCTATTTTAAGGCAGCGGATTGGATATGACGTTTGA
- the rplC gene encoding 50S ribosomal protein L3, translating into MAIGLVGRKCGMTRIFTDAGVSVPVTVIEVDPNRITQIKTLETDGYQAIQITTGERRESRVTNAQKGHFAKAGVAAGRLVQEFRATEADLEGREVGGTIGVDLFTVGQVVDVTGQSKGKGFQGGVKRWNFRTQDATHGNSVSHRVLGSTGQNQTPGRVFKGKKMAGHLGAERVTVQGLEVVSIDAERSVLVVKGAIPGATGGDVIVRPTIKA; encoded by the coding sequence ATGGCTATTGGTTTAGTCGGTCGTAAGTGCGGTATGACCCGTATCTTCACAGATGCCGGCGTCTCTGTGCCTGTAACAGTGATCGAAGTTGATCCAAACCGTATCACTCAAATTAAAACGCTTGAAACTGATGGTTATCAAGCGATTCAGATTACTACAGGCGAACGTCGCGAATCTCGTGTAACAAATGCTCAGAAAGGTCACTTTGCGAAAGCGGGTGTTGCTGCTGGTCGTTTGGTTCAAGAATTCCGTGCTACTGAAGCTGACCTAGAAGGTCGTGAAGTTGGTGGTACTATCGGTGTTGACTTGTTTACAGTAGGTCAAGTTGTTGACGTAACTGGTCAGTCTAAAGGTAAAGGTTTCCAAGGTGGTGTTAAACGTTGGAACTTCCGTACCCAAGATGCTACACATGGTAACTCTGTTTCTCACCGTGTTTTAGGTTCTACAGGTCAAAACCAAACACCTGGACGCGTGTTCAAAGGCAAGAAAATGGCTGGGCACCTAGGTGCAGAACGCGTTACAGTTCAAGGTCTTGAAGTTGTTTCTATCGACGCTGAACGTTCAGTACTCGTTGTAAAAGGTGCAATTCCTGGCGCAACAGGTGGTGACGTTATCGTTCGTCCTACAATCAAGGCCTGA
- a CDS encoding acyl-CoA thioesterase, with translation MHNLTDELVELLSLEKLEEHIFRGQSRNLVGKRVFGGQVLGQALRAASLTADRPVNSLHAYFLFGGDIHAPIIYEVEKLRDGKSFLSRQVRAIQHGRTIFSAMVSFANPEADGLEYQMPQPDYPAPDTLLAEQNLKSQYIESIPESYRNAFMRPRQVEIRPVHPCNPFQAQTEAPMHAHYLKTHDPLADDLVDDVSLHQAIVAFYSDYTLMTTALKPHGLSYLSPSLQCASIDHAIYFHRPVRADEWMLYDMEASISTQSRGLNFGRMWQNGQLVCSTTQEGLMRIREIETQ, from the coding sequence ATGCACAATCTTACCGATGAGTTGGTTGAATTATTGAGTTTGGAAAAACTCGAAGAACATATTTTTCGTGGGCAAAGCCGCAATCTGGTCGGTAAACGGGTGTTTGGTGGGCAAGTTTTGGGGCAAGCCTTAAGAGCCGCTTCATTGACCGCAGATCGCCCTGTCAATTCTCTACACGCTTATTTTTTATTTGGTGGTGATATTCATGCACCGATTATTTATGAGGTTGAGAAATTACGTGATGGTAAAAGTTTTTTAAGCCGCCAAGTTCGTGCCATTCAACATGGTCGTACCATTTTCTCTGCCATGGTGTCTTTTGCCAATCCTGAGGCAGATGGCTTGGAGTATCAAATGCCACAGCCCGATTATCCGGCACCCGATACCTTGTTGGCTGAGCAAAATCTAAAGAGCCAATATATCGAGAGTATTCCTGAAAGTTACCGCAATGCTTTTATGCGTCCACGCCAAGTCGAAATTCGCCCAGTGCATCCTTGTAACCCATTTCAGGCGCAAACCGAAGCTCCTATGCACGCGCACTATTTAAAAACCCATGATCCGTTAGCAGATGATCTCGTCGATGATGTGTCCTTGCATCAAGCGATAGTCGCGTTTTACTCTGACTATACTTTAATGACCACGGCATTGAAGCCGCATGGGCTGAGTTATTTATCACCGAGCTTGCAGTGCGCCAGTATTGATCATGCCATTTATTTTCATCGTCCAGTACGTGCTGATGAATGGATGCTATATGACATGGAAGCAAGCATTAGCACACAGTCGCGCGGTTTGAATTTTGGTCGGATGTGGCAAAATGGTCAGTTGGTTTGTAGTACCACCCAAGAAGGCTTAATGCGCATTCGTGAGATTGAAACGCAATAA